The following DNA comes from Trueperaceae bacterium.
CGCGACGCTGGCGAACGCCGCGCGCCGCAACGCCGCGACGGCGTCCGCGTCGCTGCAGGCGAGGTAGCGCCGCACCCGGTCGCGCTCGGGGTCGGGGGCGGCGTCGAACCACCCGCGGGTCGTGTCGTTGTCGTGCGTCCCGGTGTACACGACGGCGTTGCGCACGTGCTCGTGAGGGAGGTAGGGGTCGCGGGCGTTCCCCCCGAAGGCGAACTGCAGGACCTTCATGCCGGGGAAGCCGTTCGCGTCGCGCAGCGCCTCGACGTCGGGCGTGACGATGCCGAGGTCCTCCGCGAGGATGGGGAGGGGCCCGAGCGCCTCGCGGGCGGCGTCGAACAGCGCCTGGCCGGGGCCCTCCACCCAGCGTCCGGATTCGGCGGTGGGGGCGTCGGCGGGGATCTCCCAGTGCGCCGCGAACCCGCGGAAGTGATCGATGCGGACGGCGTCGAGGTGCGCGAACGCCGCGCGAAGCCGGTCGATCCACCAGCCGTACCCGTCCGCCGCGAGCACGTCCCAACGGTAGAGGGGGTTGCCCCAGCGTTGCCCGGTCGCACTGAAGTAGTCGGGGGGCACGCCCGCGACGACGCGGGGCGTCCCGTCCGGCGCGAGGTCGAAGATCGCGCGGTGCGTCCAGACGTCGGCGGAGTCGTAGGCGACGAAGATCGGGAGGTCCCCGATGATCGCGACGTCCCGCGCCTGGGCGTGCGCGCGGAGGTCGTGCCACTGCCGCCAGAACCAGGCCTGCAACGCAACGTGGTGGTCGACGGCGCCGGCGTGGGTCCGGCGGGCCGCCGCCAGCGCGTCCGCGTCGCGGTCGCGGAGCGGCGCCGGCCACTCCGCCCAGCTCGCGCCGCCGTGCGCGTCCTTGAGGGCGCGGAAGAGGGCGTAGTCCTCGATCCAGTCGGCCTGGTCGGCGCGGAAACGCTCGACCTCGGCCCGCGCGCCCGCGAAGGCGGGCTCCTGCAGGCGAGCGGTGGCGGCGGCGAGCGCCGCGCCCTTGCGCGTCAGGACGGCGCCGTAGTCCACGTCCGGGCCCGCGTCGGGGGGCGGCTCCGCGGCGGCGAGCTCCGCGTCGTCGAGGAGGCCGTCGCGCGCCAGGCGCCGCAGCGAGATCAGCAGGGGGTTGCCGGCGAACGCGCTGAACGCCTGGTAGGGGCTGTCGCCGTAGCCGGTCGGCCCGAGCGGGAGGATCTGCCAGGCGCGGAGGCCGGCGTCGGCGAGCCAATCGACGAAGGCGTGCGCGTCGTCGCCGAGCGACCCGACGCCGTGCGGGCCGGGCAACGACGTCGGGTGCAGCAGCAGGCCGGCGCGGCGGCTCACGCCGGTCCCCGTCGGGGCGTCACTTCTCGAAC
Coding sequences within:
- the malQ gene encoding 4-alpha-glucanotransferase, which gives rise to MSRRAGLLLHPTSLPGPHGVGSLGDDAHAFVDWLADAGLRAWQILPLGPTGYGDSPYQAFSAFAGNPLLISLRRLARDGLLDDAELAAAEPPPDAGPDVDYGAVLTRKGAALAAATARLQEPAFAGARAEVERFRADQADWIEDYALFRALKDAHGGASWAEWPAPLRDRDADALAAARRTHAGAVDHHVALQAWFWRQWHDLRAHAQARDVAIIGDLPIFVAYDSADVWTHRAIFDLAPDGTPRVVAGVPPDYFSATGQRWGNPLYRWDVLAADGYGWWIDRLRAAFAHLDAVRIDHFRGFAAHWEIPADAPTAESGRWVEGPGQALFDAAREALGPLPILAEDLGIVTPDVEALRDANGFPGMKVLQFAFGGNARDPYLPHEHVRNAVVYTGTHDNDTTRGWFDAAPDPERDRVRRYLACSDADAVAALRRAAFASVADLAVVPMQDVLELGSEARMNTPGAAAGNWGWRVTWDALSDARRAMLRDLVELYGRGGDAADAPD